In the Tetrapisispora phaffii CBS 4417 chromosome 7, complete genome genome, one interval contains:
- the TPHA0G00550 gene encoding uncharacterized protein (similar to Saccharomyces cerevisiae YOR286W; ancestral locus Anc_8.747), which produces MNFNPVSTTILKCPMMIKPVGSALAFRGISTSKYLLKQAIYSFHDVKGIVLGKDKLESNKALVDVREPHELNESRIPGAINIPWNSSPEAMSLSKDQFYNKFKFDKPNEDKELVFFCAKGIRATNAAITAEQNGYHKTGIYKGSMADWLANGGNDIK; this is translated from the coding sequence ATGAACTTCAATCCAGTAAGTACAACGATTTTAAAGTGCCCCATGATGATAAAGCCAGTGGGCAGTGCATTGGCTTTCAGAGGTATTAGCACATCAAAGTATCTATTAAAACAAGCCATTTATAGTTTCCATGATGTAAAAGGTATTGTGCTAGGTAAGGATAAATTGGAAAGCAATAAGGCGTTGGTCGATGTTCGTGAGCCTCATGAATTGAATGAATCAAGAATTCCAGGAGCTATCAATATCCCTTGGAATTCATCTCCAGAAGCTATGAGCTTGTCGAAAGATCAGTTCTACAACAAGTTCAAGTTTGATAAGCCTAATGAAGACAAAGAGCTCGTATTCTTTTGTGCTAAAGGTATAAGAGCAACCAATGCAGCTATAACTGCGGAACAGAATGGTTATCATAAGACTGGAATTTATAAGGGCTCGATGGCAGATTGGCTTGCCAATGGTGGGAATGATATCAAATGA
- the UBP8 gene encoding ubiquitin-specific protease UBP8 (similar to Saccharomyces cerevisiae UBP8 (YMR223W); ancestral locus Anc_8.742), translated as MSSCQHINHVLSNPNSRDGVLKACNATKYILMHSDAKDKYLNIKKCSDCHNIDNGSTFMCLQCGYCGCWNSVHFIAHHKKVGHIFGINSSNGLLYCFICDDYVGDSEEINFSIVGKNWNYIAENTSFPSYDRKDGLSGLVNMGSTCYMSCIIQCLVRNPYFLKHSFNQTHYKECKIRDPVSCLSCALDSVVFELYGKTQKKAVDDKNGGLIDILNCTWKINEDLVGYSQQDAHEFWQFLMNRIHSEYKLNNNTIEVPKDTHQLCNCIYHKVFQGFLESTIECANCRKESKTTTEAYMDLSLDLKDKKTLYECLNSFHMKEELKDFTFHCSNCGGPQGALKQLTISKLPPVLLLQLKRFEHKLNGQSSKLNDSIEYPPYLRMNDYCQTSSNETIDSPDDSDIIYELIGVICHTGTVNEGHYICSCKLANNQWVKFNDSMITIVDNETVLKEQAYLLIYSTKQVT; from the coding sequence ATGAGCTCGTGTCAACATATTAATCATGTTTTATCTAATCCTAACTCTAGAGATGGTGTTTTGAAAGCATGCAATGCTACGAAATATATCCTAATGCATTCTGACGCTAAAGATAagtatttgaatattaagAAATGCTCAGATTGTCACAATATTGACAACGGTTCTACATTTATGTGTTTGCAATGTGGATACTGTGGTTGTTGGAATTCTGTGCACTTTATAGCACATCACAAGAAAGTTGGACATATATTTGGTATAAACTCGAGTAATGGTCTGTTGTATTGTTTTATCTGTGATGATTATGTAGGTGATTCTGAAGAGatcaatttttctattgTAGGTAAAAATTGGAATTATATCGCTGAAAATACATCCTTTCCTAGTTATGATCGTAAGGATGGATTATCTGGGCTAGTTAATATGGGTTCAACTTGTTACATGAGTTGCATAATACAATGCCTGGTTCGTAATCCgtattttttgaaacattCTTTCAATCAAACTCATTATAAAGAATGTAAAATACGTGATCCTGTATCGTGTCTATCCTGTGCTTTGGATTCAGTAGTGTTTGAACTATATGGTAAGACGCAAAAGAAAGCTgttgatgataaaaatgGCGGTTTGattgatatattgaatTGTACGTGGAAGATTAATGAAGATTTAGTCGGTTATTCACAACAAGACGCCCATGAATTTTGGCAATTTCTGATGAATAGAATACATTCCGAATACAAATTGAACAATAACACAATTGAAGTACCAAAGGATACTCATCAGCTATGTAATTGTATTTACCACAAAGTGTTCCAAGGTTTCTTGGAGAGTACTATAGAATGTGCCAATTGTAGGAAAGAATCCAAAACTACTACAGAGGCCTATATGGATCTATCATTAGATCTTAAGGATAAGAAAACTTTATATGAGTGTCTTAATAGTTTTCATAtgaaagaagaattgaaagattTCACTTTCCATTGTAGTAATTGTGGGGGACCCCAGGGTGCACTTAAACAATTGactatttcaaaattaccTCCTGTTCTATTGttacaattaaaaagattTGAGCATAAACTAAATGGACAGAGTAGTAAACTAAATGATTCGATAGAGTATCCTCCATATTTGAGAATGAATGATTATTGCCAAACTTCCTCGAATGAAACCATAGACAGTCCAGACGATAGCGATATAATATATGAACTAATCGGCGTCATATGTCATACTGGCACAGTGAATGAAGGtcattatatatgtagTTGTAAGTTAGCTAATAACCAATGGGTGAAATTTAACGATTCCATGATAACTAttgttgataatgaaaCAGTATTAAAAGAGCAGgcttatttattaatatattcaacaaAACAGGTCACCTAG
- the RRP36 gene encoding rRNA-processing protein RRP36 (similar to Saccharomyces cerevisiae YOR287C; ancestral locus Anc_8.748), whose product MSYYFKNLKPGQEPDDNSEDDLENILSNRKQHEIGSEESDDELKTLSFASLKKANVVLSEEERMEAKKVSKKPKLAEKKSRYKQSEEVVEDRHTKHFKEGSFDNDSDLSGSDDDSGSDIGFFEEDGVKSSHKDKSNNKRHKHAPTEHSSKKRVSKIREIPGLDTSRGKRNLYQDIRFDKSMGEATDINVIRNRYQFLDEYRQNEIDELDALLHDRKFISKISEYEKADMEEKLRSMMSRMQSIKNRDLERKIVKDYENELNKDNKTRFHLKESDKRKVIQKWKFEHMKNKQREKVMERKRKKRLGKEFKQFEFHQQR is encoded by the coding sequence ATGTCCTattactttaaaaatttgaagcCTGGCCAAGAGCCTGATGACAACAGTGAAGATGATTTAGAGAATATTTTAAGCAATAGAAAACAACATGAAATAGGCTCTGAAGAGAGTGACGATGAATTGAAAACCTTGTCCTTTGCCTCTCTGAAGAAAGCTAATGTTGTGTTGAGTGAAGAAGAGCGGATGGAGGCTAAGAAAGTATCTAAAAAGCCTAAGTTGGCAGAAAAGAAGTCTAGATATAAGCAATCTGAAGAAGTGGTTGAAGACCGTCATACTAAACATTTTAAAGAGGGATCTTTTGATAACGACAGTGATCTAAGCGGTAGCGATGATGATAGCGGAAGTGATATTGGGTtctttgaagaagatggaGTAAAATCATCTCATAAGGACAAATCCAACAATAAAAGACACAAGCATGCACCAACCGAACATTCATCAAAGAAACGTGTCTCTAAAATCAGAGAAATACCTGGCCTAGATACCAGTAGGGGTAAGAGAAACTTATATCAGGATATTAGATTCGATAAGTCAATGGGTGAGGCAACAGATATCAATGTGATCAGAAATCGTTATCAGTTTTTAGATGAATACAGGCAGAATGAAATCGATGAGTTGGACGCTTTGCTGCATGATCGTAAATTTATAAGTAAGATATCAGAGTATGAGAAGGCTGACATGGAGGAGAAACTGAGAAGTATGATGTCGAGAATGCAATCGATTAAAAACAGAGACTTGGAAAGAAAGATTGTTAAAGACTACGAAAACGAGTTGAATAAAGATAACAAGACTAGATTCCATTTGAAGGAGTCTGATAAACGTAAGGTTATACAGAAATGGAAGTTTGAACATATGAAGAATAAACAAAGAGAGAAGGTAATGgagagaaagagaaagaaaagacTTGGTAAGGAATTCAAGCAATTCGAATTTCACCAGCAGAgataa
- the FSH2 gene encoding putative serine hydrolase (similar to Saccharomyces cerevisiae FSH2 (YMR222C); ancestral locus Anc_8.741) gives MSKKILMLHGLGQSGEYFCSKTKGFRQALENEGYELVYATAPNCYTPADMPDEYSEVLEGHDDDRVHAWIEDDKNNNTYKLPQSTFDYLHDLVIQEGPFIGVVGFSQGAGVAGYLATNFNELLNLTDEQQPLLKFIMLFSGFRLLPQQYQAQYDNNLITIPTLHVQGTLDTITEFSRVEELYNSCDMQKRTFLKHGGGHYIPNSKGFLKKVTEWLNELT, from the coding sequence ATGTCTAAGAAGATTTTGATGTTACACGGGCTTGGTCAGTCGGGGgaatatttttgttcaaAGACTAAAGGGTTTAGACAAGCTTTGGAGAACGAAGGTTATGAGTTAGTATATGCAACTGCTCCAAATTGTTATACGCCTGCTGACATGCCAGATGAGTATTCAGAGGTATTGGAGGGACATGATGACGACAGAGTCCATGCTTGGATTGAGGAcgataaaaataacaatactTATAAACTTCCACAATCAACCTTTGATTACCTGCACGATTTGGTGATACAAGAGGGTCCATTTATAGGGGTTGTGGGTTTCAGTCAAGGTGCCGGTGTGGCCGGTTATTTAGCAACTAACTTTAATGAATTACTAAATTTAACCGATGAGCAACAACCTTTGTTGAAGTTCATCATGCTTTTCTCTGGGTTCAGATTGTTACCGCAACAATATCAAGCTCAATATGATAACAATTTGATCACCATTCCTACATTACATGTGCAAGGAACACTAGATACAATTACGGAATTTTCTAGAGTAGAAGAATTATACAATTCTTGTGATATGCAAAAGAGAACTTTTCTAAAGCATGGTGGTGGTCATTATATCCCTAACTCTAAAGGTTTCTTGAAAAAAGTCACCGAATGGCTTAATGAGTTAACTTAA
- the ERG8 gene encoding phosphomevalonate kinase (similar to Saccharomyces cerevisiae ERG8 (YMR220W); ancestral locus Anc_8.737), translated as MVNGSKAFSAPGKAMLAGGYLVLDPKYISYVIALSSRMHSVVNTTSLEDKVDANKIHVTVSSSQFNNDQWVFDMKYLNGGFFPEEVNGLKNPFLKMALFNVFNYFKPTLSATPDINIEIFSDAGYHSQNDSDIKRNQFKHFNFHKNTITEVPKTGLGSSAGLVTVVTTALISVFNNSLDVTSAKDLNQIHNLTQVAHCQAQGKVGSGFDVAAATYGSIVYRRFVQELITNLPETFQGDDLKDYQEALTKLVDNTDWGIKNDVIRLPHGLRLIMGDVNSGSETPKLVAKVKQWYESNLPRSLEIYTKIDEGNRNFIKFITELNELHDNDETKYKALIKTLETDHENVMSHPEFANIKNAVSVIRENFRLITKESGADIEPEVQTQLLDKCLTLKGVLTGMVPGAGGYDAISLLTTVDTDLKKQTYGNLEFQNVTWLDLEQADVGVVEENPEHYKNFI; from the coding sequence ATGGTTAATGGAAGCAAAGCGTTTAGTGCTCCTGGTAAAGCTATGCTTGCTGGTGGGTATCTAGTATTAGATCCTAAATACATCTCATATGTCATTGCCCTTTCTTCAAGGATGCACTCTGTCGTTAACACTACTAGTTTGGAAGATAAAGTTGATGCTAATAAAATACATGTTACAGTCTCTAGTAGTCAATTCAATAATGATCAATGGGTATTCgatatgaaatatttaaatggtGGCTTCTTTCCCGAAGAAGTCAATGGATTGAAGAATCCGTTCTTGAAGATGGCACTCTTCAATGTTTTCAATTACTTTAAACCTACGTTGTCTGCTACTCCagatattaatattgaaatattctCAGATGCAGGTTATCATTCTCAAAACGATTCAGATATTAAGAGGAACCAATTCaaacattttaatttcCATAAGAATACCATCACTGAAGTTCCAAAAACAGGGTTGGGTTCTTCTGCTGGTTTGGTCACTGTGGTCACAACTGCTTTAATTTCCGTCTTCAACAATTCCTTAGATGTGACATCAGCCAAGGATTTGAATCAAATTCATAATTTGACTCAGGTTGCACATTGTCAAGCCCAAGGAAAGGTTGGTAGTGGTTTTGACGTTGCTGCTGCTACTTATGGCTCTATTGTATACAGAAGATTTGTTCAAGAGTTAATTACAAATTTGCCAGAAACCTTCCAAGGAGATGACCTAAAAGATTACCAAGAAGCATTGACTAAACTAGTTGATAACACAGATTGGGGTATCAAAAATGATGTCATTCGTTTACCACACGGTCTCAGGTTAATCATGGGTGATGTGAATAGTGGCTCTGAAACTCCTAAGTTGGTTGCTAAAGTCAAACAATGGTATGAAAGTAATTTGCCACGTAGTTTGGAAATATATACTAAAATCGATGAAGGAAAtagaaattttattaaatttatcaccgaattaaatgaattacaTGATAATGATGAGACTAAATATAAAGCATTAATAAAAACTTTAGAGACTGATCATGAAAATGTCATGTCTCATCCAGAATTTgctaatattaaaaatgctGTTTCTGTTATTCGTGAGAATTTTAGATTAATAACTAAAGAATCGGGTGCTGATATTGAACCTGAAGTCCAAACTCaattattagataaatGTTTAACATTAAAAGGTGTCTTGACCGGTATGGTTCCTGGTGCAGGTGGTTATGATGCAATTTCTTTGCTTACTACTGTAGACACAGACTTAAAGAAACAAACATATGGGAATTTAGAGTTCCAAAATGTGACATGGTTGGATTTAGAACAAGCTGATGTAGGTGTCGTGGAAGAGAATCCTGAGCATTACAAGAACTTTATTTGA
- the MPD1 gene encoding protein disulfide isomerase MPD1 (similar to Saccharomyces cerevisiae MPD1 (YOR288C); ancestral locus Anc_8.750), producing the protein MLVGTILRVVFICLQLRSSAASNENNFYDDNPYIMELTGKNFDKVIDNTNYTTMVEFYAPWCGYCQKFKPVMEQVSKKLNGLMNVAAVNCDLSINKRLCSEQGIEGFPTVLFYSPMRINISVTYEDRTLFKRPAKQLYSGERKVAPIMNYAYTKIVNYAKKVTATKTIEKILGQKASVDGKTQSRDLKMMLFSEKDKVFPLLKAIAIDWLGIMDVYLVAKTRLTAFMAEHSALKESHPNISLYLEELLAHQIEHKTKKDRRLVVFDTANDIYYEYDGDSFNKPEIAQFVTEKFGKVPLEGPTSKKHKMIESILTGKNHNAKSRGTRKSREKSKNKRVHDEL; encoded by the coding sequence TTGCTTACAACTGCGCTCTTCAGCTGCTTCGAATGagaataatttttatgaTGACAATCCATACATCATGGAACTCACAGGGAAGaattttgataaagttATAGATAATACCAATTATACAACAATGGTGGAGTTTTATGCCCCTTGGTGTGGCTATTGTCAGAAGTTCAAACCTGTTATGGAGCAAGTCAGTAAGAAATTGAATGGATTGATGAACGTTGCAGCTGTAAATTGTGATTTGAGCATCAATAAGAGATTATGCTCCGAACAAGGTATTGAAGGGTTCCCCACCGTGCTATTTTATAGCCCTATGCGGATCAACATTTCTGTCACTTATGAGGATAGAACTCTTTTCAAGAGGCCAGCCAAACAGTTATATAGTGGTGAGAGGAAAGTGGCACCTATAATGAATTATGCATATACAAAGATAGTGAATTATGCGAAGAAGGTTACCGCTACAAAGACAATAGAAAAGATTTTAGGACAGAAAGCCTCTGTCGATGGCAAAACACAAAGTAGAGATCTGAAAATGATGTTGTTCTCTGAGAAAGACAAGGTTTTCCCATTGCTGAAGGCCATTGCAATCGACTGGCTGGGAATCATGGACGTATACCTAGTAGCTAAAACCAGATTGACAGCTTTTATGGCCGAGCATTCTGCATTAAAGGAATCTCATCCAAATATTTCCTTGTACTTAGAAGAACTACTCGCTCACCAAATTGAACATAAGACCAAGAAGGACAGAAGACTTGTGGTCTTTGATACGGCAAATGATATATACTACGAGTATGATGGCGACTCTTTCAACAAGCCCGAGATTGCTCAATTCGTTACAGAGAAGTTTGGCAAAGTTCCACTCGAAGGGCCAACAAGTAAGAAGCACAAAATGATAGAGAGCATTCTTACAGGCAAGAATCACAATGCAAAGAGCAGAGGTACACGCAAAAGCAGAGAAAAGAGTAAGAATAAGAGAGTTCATGACGAGTTGTAG
- the MRPL44 gene encoding mitochondrial 54S ribosomal protein mL53 (similar to Saccharomyces cerevisiae MRPL44 (YMR225C); ancestral locus Anc_8.749) — protein MLTKYFMKVVVRFNPFGKEAKTARLFLGSIPPHQRQQGTTIQNKLLTEGSSEKPLLKVIFKDKKEMEADPTTMSFQEVSNLFDRHSKKLALKETIEKQ, from the exons ATGTTGactaaatattttatgaaaGTAGTCGTGAGGTTCAATCCATTCGGCAAAGAAG CCAAGACTGCCAGACTGTTCCTTGGCTCAATTCCACCCCATCAAAGACAGCAAGGCACCACGATCCAGAACAAACTACTGACTGAAGGGTCTTCAGAGAAGCCGCTGCTTAAAGTGATATTTAAAGACAAGAAAGAGATGGAAGCTGACCCTACAACCATGTCTTTCCAAGAAGTATCAAATCTATTTGATAGACATTCGAAAAAACTAGCATTGAAGGAGACCATCGAGAAACAATAG
- the HEM4 gene encoding uroporphyrinogen-III synthase HEM4 (similar to Saccharomyces cerevisiae HEM4 (YOR278W); ancestral locus Anc_8.734): MSKRVILLKNQTKKLDKYQKVFEDENFEPIFVPLITHTNIPGEILNLLHDYNYLNSLQCLIVTSQRTVECLVEEILPALDDISRNILINKVVYTVGPTTANFLKAIGFTNILGGFDAGNGDNLADIMITDLLDNDNTVVKDPKDINEILFLVGEIRRDIIPKKLHKRNLKVREVVVYKTEDKVDSLVHFNELYQDGDWVVVFSPQGTKPILNYIKGNDSSCVNYRLVSIGPTTEKYLNDIGMPPVVTSKKPEANSLLDAIKNSQVNNNNII, encoded by the coding sequence ATGTCTAAAAGGgtgatattattgaagaatcaaacaaaaaaacTCGATAAGTACCAAAAGGTGTTTGAAGATGAGAATTTTGAACCAATATTCGTACCCTTGATCACACATACAAATATACCTGGGGAAATATTGAATCTGTTGCATGATTATAACTACCTCAATAGCTTACAATGTTTAATTGTGACATCTCAAAGAACAGTGGAATGTCTAGTTGAGGAGATTTTACCTGCCTTAGATGATATCTCCAGAAATATCCTAATAAATAAAGTGGTCTATACGGTGGGACCCACTACAgcaaattttttgaaagcCATTGGTTTCACCAACATCCTAGGAGGCTTCGATGCTGGTAATGGTGATAATTTGGCAGATATAATGATTACTGATCTATTGGACAACGATAATACAGTTGTTAAAGATCCTAAAGATATCAACGAGATCTTATTCTTAGTTGGTGAGATACGCAGGGATATCATTCCAAAGAAGTTGCATAAAAGGAATCTAAAAGTGAGAGAGGTGGTAGTTTACAAGACAGAAGATAAAGTTGACAGCTTAGTCCACTTCAATGAACTTTATCAAGATGGGGATTGGGTGGTTGTATTCAGTCCACAAGGCACAAAGCctatattaaattacatAAAAGGAAATGATTCTAGTTGTGTAAACTATCGATTGGTAAGTATAGGGCCGACAACTGAGAAGTACTTAAATGACATTGGAATGCCTCCAGTTGTCACTAGTAAAAAGCCTGAAGCAAATTCGTTACTTGATGCTATTAAAAATAGCCAAgtaaataacaataatataatctGA
- the TRS130 gene encoding transport protein particle complex II subunit TRS130 (similar to Saccharomyces cerevisiae TRS130 (YMR218C); ancestral locus Anc_8.735) — MHDNSVVISYFDPFDNFENVRSEFMQLVPFQNVHWKASNGNIRTVDSLPVDFVVEGSGDSKVDVHSSNLPFIRLLVVSCKSIDEYRAKVRPLVKHWLSSTVTEDGHQMASTPMIFLYANTEVVDSNLFKSVSLIDKFSKDFPTTKTLEIKSVYKSPKEREEFWLHFANQLRNSILNNFQERLNEYDRKLKDNKDFFEGLLLREKLMALYLSFKINEEATVQLNEIRKSVVKKDKVNLPKGELEIPSESEPFYTADSIVDMLKNRTITEFKLYRYFFVQKYKLILTNANKNQQCIDIFKLIREFIKYIDTSYNDYEDKLKFDYQFLSSAIKMLPKDETSDSSIFYEINAEILLLSRDIWLHGVALQSNMHITGKSSWGDEQIKYKFDITQDTFSNEETFQENFLIKTKEILTFYNKASITRQRIVDILSIEIGCLHYERGEFEKAVAIFLSCYEYYTQTNWNAIGLNILKIFVDSLSSCEHLSTLTIEAEDVPVTTALGNAYLNIIELVDDLEEKKDWWKKFLEIQEKYSTDLVHSTDNLFNLEIIPNVKLCDANVYGCDIILSNKGFPEDIKADSIILTLKNNQDMFILFTQNDITITKESKYINLNCSNIIYGSFEVVSLEILFKGTTFIKEFDNENGSININIVHMYYQSQVNVDICRSKELSLTSNTLQLILDNCDELDLLEIEISVEQLNERIPISFSKDKTLSKISFTKDSVVKSLDYYCKSQLKSFNLKVHSNFKKKISDTTYSETKFVKIDAYLPVSVSVEEIFKKEFLCFKFHLNSSLKANPVLLYSSSLTAPKDKSCFSIYGDFKPETPITLSDDITNSCMNCYTVKSSEKFNEDDIFSLCVKYMSCKKQLDTLVTEAILVEGNIEWFEDFEKWKIFWRDDLLPMLKYNYEEFENSNKIIIEEGCFDIKSIARSLKMLSMESTVSSKILKCLMDLSAGIIMNQIDIRAYTKNIEPDEFLVPVEFPRFEHFFHISFEPIESFKYLNVTNPVKFKLKVKNMSDLWNKEPTDECFKIAIVNNNKWLIHGKKSTNITRPELELDLVLIPLERGYLDLPKVGITNKHGEMIKLDNANSNAIFLVL, encoded by the coding sequence ATGCATGACAATAGCGTTGTGATCAGTTATTTTGATccatttgataattttgagAATGTTAGATCTGAGTTTATGCAATTGGTGCCATTTCAGAATGTACACTGGAAGGCAAGTAATGGTAATATCAGAACAGTAGATAGTTTACCAGTCGATTTTGTTGTAGAAGGTTCTGGTGATTCAAAAGTTGATGTCCATTCTTCCAATTTACCATTCATTAGACTTTTGGTTGTTTCGTGTAAGTCTATAGATGAATATAGGGCTAAGGTGCGTCCGTTAGTTAAACATTGGTTGTCTTCTACTGTTACCGAGGATGGACACCAAATGGCTTCCACGCCCATGATATTCTTATATGCAAACACAGAAGTGGTTGATTCAAATTTGTTTAAGTCTGTGTCTTTGATCGATAAATTCTCAAAGGATTTCCCAACAACAAAAACTCtagaaataaaatcagTTTACAAGTCACCAAAGGAGAGGGAGGAGTTTTGGCTGCATTTTGCTAATCAATTGAGAAACTCtatattaaacaatttccaagaaagattaaatgaatatgatCGAAAACTAAAGGATAATaaagatttttttgaaGGGCTGTTGTTGAGAGAGAAATTAATGGCTTTATACTtgtcatttaaaataaatgaagaGGCCACTGTTCAGTTAAATGAGATCAGAAAGTCAGTAGTAAAGAAAGATAAAGTCAACCTTCCAAAGGGTGAGCTAGAAATACCATCAGAATCTGAGCCGTTTTACACTGCCGATTCAATTGTGGATATGTTAAAGAATAGAACAATAActgaatttaaattatacagatatttttttgtgcaaaaatataaactgATATTGACAAATGCAAACAAGAACCAACAGTGCATTGACATTTTCAAGTTAATTCGtgaatttatcaaatatattgatacaTCCTACAATGACTACGAagataaattgaaatttgacTACCAGTTTTTATCTTCAGCCATTAAAATGTTACCAAAGGATGAAACGTCTGACTCTTCTATATTTTATGAAATTAATGCAGaaattctattattatctaGGGATATATGGTTACATGGAGTTGCTCTTCAATCAAATATGCATATTACTGGAAAATCATCATGGGGGGATGaacaaattaaatataaatttgatatcaCACAGGACACATTTAGCAATGAGGAAACGTTCCAAGAGaactttttaataaagaCGAAGGAAATTCTGACCTTTTATAACAAGGCTTCTATAACACGCCAAAGAATTGTTGACATATTGTCAATTGAGATTGGTTGTTTACACTATGAAAGGGgtgaatttgaaaaagcAGTAGCTATATTTCTATCTTGTTACGAATATTACACACAAACAAATTGGAATGCTATTGGTTTAaacatattaaaaatatttgtggATTCTTTGAGCAGCTGTGAGCATTTATCGACTTTAACTATTGAAGCTGAAGATGTCCCTGTTACGACAGCATTAGGAAATGCATATTTAAACATAATTGAATTAGTGGATGATTTAGAGGAGAAAAAAGATTGGTGGAAAAAATTTCTGGAGATCCAAGAAAAATACTCAACCGATTTAGTGCATTCTACAGACAACCTTTTCAACTTGGAAATAATTCCAAATGTAAAGTTATGTGATGCAAATGTATATGGCTGcgatattattttatcgAATAAAGGATTTCCAGAGGATATTAAAGCagattcaataatattaacgttaaaaaacaatcaggatatgtttatattattcaCTCAAAACGATATAACCATTACAAAggaatcaaaatatatcaacCTAAATTGTTCAAATATCATATATGGATCATTTGAGGTTGTATCTTTAGAAATACTTTTTAAAGGTACTACTTTcataaaagaatttgataaCGAAAATGGCTCcataaatatcaatattgtGCATATGTATTATCAATCCCAAGTTAATGTTGATATCTGCCGGTCCAAAGAATTATCTTTAACATCCAATACTCtacaattaatattagACAATTGTGATGAATTAGATTTacttgaaattgaaatatctgTTGAGCAACTGAATGAAAGAATTCCAATAAGTTTCTCAAAGGATAAAACTTTATCTAAAATCTCATTTACTAAAGATAGTGTGGTTAAGAGTCTCGATTACTATTGCAAATCTCAACTCAAATCATTTAACTTAAAAGTGCACTCAAAtttcaagaagaaaatttcTGATACTACGTATAGTGAAACGAAATTTGTGAAAATAGATGCGTACTTACCTGTATCTGTTTCTGTCGAAGAAATATTCAAGAAGGAGTTTTTATGCTTTAAGTTTCACTTGAATTCATCATTGAAAGCAAACCCCGTTCTACTATATAGTTCAAGTTTAACAGCACCAAAAGATAAAAGTTGTTTCTCAATATATGGAGATTTCAAACCAGAAACTCCAATTACTTTATCTGATGATATAACAAATAGTTGTATGAACTGCTATACTGTTAAATcaagtgaaaaattcaacGAGGATGATATATTCTCATTATGTGTGAAATATATGTCGTGCAAAAAGCAACTAGATACCTTAGTAACTGAAGCTATTTTAGTTGAAGGCAATATAGAGTGGTTTGAAGATTTTGAGAAATGGAAGATTTTCTGGAGAGATGATTTGTTACCAatgttaaaatataattatgaggaatttgaaaatagtaataaaataattatcgAGGAAGGTTGTTTCGATATTAAAAGTATTGCAAGATCCCTAAAGATGTTATCAATGGAGTCTACTGTAAGTTCAAAAATCTTAAAATGTTTGATGGATCTCTCGGCAGGTATCATAATGAATCAAATTGATATCAGAGCATAcacaaaaaatatagaacCGGATGAATTTTTAGTACCTGTTGAATTTCCAAGATTTGAACACTTTTTCcatatttcttttgaacCAATAGAAAGTTTCAAGTATTTAAATGTTACAAATCCTGTAAAATTTAAACTcaaagttaaaaatatgagTGATCTCTGGAATAAAGAACCAACCGAtgaatgttttaaaattgcTATTGtcaataataacaaatgGTTAATACATGGCAAAAAGAGTACCAACATAACTAGGCCTGAACTAGAATTGGACTTAGTACTTATACCACTAGAGAGAGGTTACTTAGATTTGCCAAAAGTTGGTATCACCAATAAACATGGTgaaatgataaaattagataatGCAAATTCAAATGCTATATTCTTAGTTCTATGA